Proteins from a genomic interval of Gammaproteobacteria bacterium:
- a CDS encoding DUF262 domain-containing HNH endonuclease family protein yields the protein MAKTLEAHDKLIREIFEGSYQFEIPDYQRPYAWTIEQATELFDDLYSAMQDARISGASSQYFLGSIVLIKNDRDPKSSVVDGQQRLSTLTMLFAVLRTVMPDAADDITDFLYKKGKVSLGEKNEYRLTAREEDADFFRTNIQEPGGIAQLVASTDKLKDSRLRYRENATLLLEKAKALPPAELIALWKFLANDCSLVVISTPDLEAAYRIFSVLNNRGLDLAPIDIIKAQVLGLIRTTAGDVKSRAYAKEWSRIENSLGREAFGDLFGHIRSIYAKKKQKYILVKEFQEHVTEYKTPIDLVDKVIKPYAEVWDFVRDADFEATEHAETINEHLSWLNRVDFKDWVPPALVYFKRFRQQPKLLAEFFQSLERLTYFLLVTKVGINERIETYAALTKEIEPETFKGDLAALTTLALTDAQKRKFVAALDGDVYDDLPKARMALVLRLESLVRAPGVQLQDAVSLEHVLPQTPPDGSDWIKWFPDEDERDGWTHRLANLVPLDRNKNSSASNYDFAKKKDVYFKGKGTASPFILTQEVRAEATWTPAMLDDRQRRLLGVLEKHWELSTTESKTTNQHAVNVPTTQG from the coding sequence ATGGCCAAGACACTTGAAGCTCACGACAAGCTGATCCGGGAGATCTTCGAAGGCAGCTACCAGTTCGAGATTCCGGACTACCAGCGCCCCTACGCCTGGACAATCGAACAGGCCACGGAGCTGTTCGATGATCTGTACTCGGCGATGCAGGACGCGCGTATCTCGGGGGCCAGCAGCCAATACTTCCTGGGCAGCATCGTTCTGATCAAGAACGACCGGGACCCGAAGTCATCGGTGGTCGACGGCCAGCAACGCCTGTCTACGCTCACGATGCTGTTCGCCGTGTTGCGCACCGTGATGCCGGATGCGGCAGACGACATCACCGACTTCCTCTACAAAAAAGGCAAGGTCAGTCTTGGCGAGAAAAACGAGTATCGCCTGACCGCCCGCGAGGAAGATGCTGACTTCTTCCGCACCAATATCCAGGAACCGGGTGGCATCGCACAGTTAGTCGCCAGTACGGACAAGCTGAAAGACAGCCGTCTGCGTTACCGTGAAAACGCCACGCTGCTGCTCGAAAAGGCCAAGGCGCTTCCGCCTGCCGAACTGATTGCTCTGTGGAAATTCCTCGCCAACGACTGCTCGCTGGTTGTCATCTCCACGCCCGACCTCGAAGCCGCGTACCGCATCTTCTCCGTGCTCAACAACCGGGGGCTCGACCTCGCGCCTATCGACATCATCAAGGCGCAGGTGCTGGGCCTGATCCGCACCACGGCAGGCGACGTCAAGAGCCGCGCCTACGCCAAGGAATGGAGCCGGATCGAAAACTCGCTGGGCCGCGAAGCCTTCGGTGACCTGTTTGGTCACATCCGCAGCATCTACGCCAAGAAGAAGCAGAAGTACATCCTGGTCAAGGAGTTCCAGGAGCACGTCACCGAGTACAAGACCCCTATCGACCTCGTAGACAAGGTCATCAAACCCTACGCCGAGGTGTGGGACTTCGTGCGAGATGCCGACTTCGAGGCCACTGAACACGCCGAGACTATCAACGAACACCTGTCTTGGCTCAACCGCGTGGACTTCAAGGACTGGGTGCCACCAGCGCTGGTCTACTTCAAGCGCTTCCGGCAGCAACCAAAACTACTTGCAGAATTTTTCCAGTCGCTGGAACGCCTGACCTATTTCCTGCTGGTCACCAAGGTGGGCATCAACGAGCGCATCGAAACCTACGCCGCGCTTACCAAGGAAATCGAGCCGGAGACCTTCAAGGGGGATCTGGCCGCGCTCACCACGCTGGCACTGACAGACGCGCAAAAGCGCAAGTTCGTCGCGGCACTCGATGGCGACGTGTACGACGATCTGCCCAAGGCCCGGATGGCGCTGGTCTTACGCCTTGAGTCCTTGGTGCGCGCCCCCGGCGTACAGCTTCAAGATGCCGTGTCTCTAGAGCACGTTCTGCCGCAAACCCCGCCCGACGGTTCGGACTGGATCAAGTGGTTCCCGGATGAAGACGAGCGCGATGGCTGGACGCACCGTTTGGCCAATCTGGTTCCGCTAGATAGGAACAAGAACTCGTCTGCCAGCAACTACGACTTTGCCAAGAAGAAGGATGTGTACTTCAAGGGCAAGGGCACTGCGTCCCCCTTCATCCTGACGCAAGAGGTCCGGGCGGAAGCCACGTGGACGCCGGCAATGTTGGATGACCGGCAGAGGCGCCTCTTGGGTGTCCTTGAGAAGCACTGGGAACTATCCACCACCGAATCTAAGACTACCAATCAACACGCGGTCAATGTACCAACCACGCAGGGATAA
- a CDS encoding WYL domain-containing protein, whose protein sequence is MTQPQRVESLSHAQRERLAYIDFRLYFFGEIGRPDLIDRFGVAPAGATRDLALYREVAPQNITFDGSNKVYRIGQAFSPLFDHASQRVLSALALGFGDGVNGATQPLLPCESPTALSNPRMDVLAPICRAIYAKRPVAIRYHSMSSGESERVIVPFALVDTGLRWHVRAFDRKSGEFRDFVVTRIEAPTLLDEEPQTNERPDNDIQWTRIVELDFVPHPRLERPEIIKMDYGMQDGAIRMRVRAAVAGYMLLRWSVDCSPDHRLKEEQYRLWLSDPLALYGVENAKLAPGYQAPSSPKKR, encoded by the coding sequence GTGACTCAACCCCAGCGCGTCGAGAGCTTGAGCCACGCCCAGCGCGAGCGGTTGGCCTACATCGACTTCCGGCTCTACTTTTTCGGCGAAATCGGTCGGCCAGACCTGATCGACCGTTTCGGCGTGGCTCCGGCCGGGGCGACGCGCGACTTGGCGCTGTACCGGGAAGTTGCGCCGCAGAACATCACCTTTGACGGTAGCAACAAGGTCTACCGCATCGGGCAGGCGTTCTCCCCGCTGTTCGATCACGCATCGCAGCGCGTGCTGTCAGCGCTGGCTCTCGGCTTCGGCGATGGCGTGAACGGCGCAACGCAACCGCTGCTGCCGTGCGAATCTCCGACCGCCCTGAGCAACCCCAGGATGGATGTGTTGGCTCCGATCTGCCGGGCCATTTACGCCAAGCGGCCAGTCGCCATCCGCTACCACTCGATGAGCAGTGGTGAGTCCGAACGGGTCATCGTCCCGTTCGCACTTGTCGACACCGGCCTACGCTGGCACGTCCGTGCCTTTGATCGCAAGAGCGGCGAGTTCCGCGATTTCGTCGTCACGCGCATCGAAGCCCCGACCCTGCTCGACGAGGAGCCACAGACCAACGAACGGCCGGACAACGACATCCAGTGGACGCGCATCGTCGAGCTGGACTTCGTGCCGCATCCGCGCCTTGAGCGCCCCGAAATCATCAAGATGGACTACGGGATGCAGGATGGCGCGATCCGGATGCGCGTGCGCGCGGCGGTCGCGGGCTACATGCTGCTGCGCTGGAGCGTGGACTGCTCGCCTGACCATCGCCTCAAAGAGGAACAGTACCGCCTATGGCTCAGCGATCCGCTGGCGCTTTATGGCGTTGAGAACGCCAAGCTGGCTCCGGGCTACCAAGCCCCGAGCAGCCCCAAGAAACGATAG
- a CDS encoding DUF977 family protein has product MLRSDTLQITPEILSLIAGIDEFKGAWRALGTLAPDRLLALRWVATIESIGSSTRIEGSKLSDREVEQLLSNLEIKSFATRDEQEVASYADLMDLVFSSWQDIPFTENHIKQLHQILLRYSEKDTWHRGNYKTNSNSVAAFDENGAQIGIVFQTAPPFDTPRLMTELVAWVNEEREAARLHPLLVIALCIVVFLEIHPFQDGNGRLSRVLTTLLLMQAGYAYVPYSSLESVIEQSKEAYYLALRQTQGTIRTDAPNWQPWLMFFLRSLAEQVQRLEKKVEREKLVLASMPKLSLQIIEFAREHGRVTIGEAIKLTGASRNTLKQHFRALVERGTLNQHGSGRGVWYNLR; this is encoded by the coding sequence ATGCTCCGATCTGACACGCTCCAGATAACCCCGGAGATCCTGAGCCTGATCGCCGGGATCGACGAGTTCAAAGGCGCCTGGCGCGCCTTGGGCACGCTCGCGCCTGACCGGCTGTTGGCCCTGCGGTGGGTGGCCACCATCGAGAGCATCGGCTCCTCCACCCGCATCGAGGGCAGCAAGCTGTCCGACCGGGAAGTGGAGCAACTGCTGTCGAACCTCGAGATCAAGTCCTTCGCCACTCGCGACGAACAGGAGGTGGCCAGCTACGCCGATCTGATGGATTTGGTGTTCAGCTCCTGGCAGGACATCCCGTTCACCGAGAACCACATCAAGCAGTTGCATCAGATCCTGCTGCGCTATAGTGAAAAAGACACCTGGCATCGCGGCAACTACAAAACGAACTCGAACAGCGTCGCCGCTTTCGACGAGAACGGCGCGCAGATTGGCATCGTGTTCCAGACGGCGCCGCCTTTCGACACGCCCCGCCTGATGACGGAACTGGTGGCTTGGGTGAACGAGGAACGAGAAGCGGCCCGCCTGCATCCGTTACTGGTTATCGCACTGTGCATCGTGGTGTTTCTGGAAATCCATCCATTCCAGGACGGCAATGGTCGGCTGAGTCGCGTACTGACGACGCTGCTGCTCATGCAGGCGGGATACGCCTATGTGCCGTATAGCTCATTGGAGAGCGTGATCGAACAGAGCAAGGAAGCATACTACCTGGCCTTGCGGCAGACGCAGGGCACGATCCGCACCGATGCACCGAATTGGCAACCATGGCTGATGTTCTTTCTGCGCTCCCTGGCCGAGCAGGTGCAGCGTCTGGAGAAAAAGGTCGAACGTGAAAAACTCGTGTTGGCATCCATGCCCAAGCTATCGCTACAGATTATCGAATTCGCACGCGAGCATGGCCGCGTCACCATCGGTGAGGCCATCAAGCTGACCGGGGCCAGTCGCAACACGCTCAAGCAGCATTTCCGCGCACTGGTCGAACGTGGCACGCTGAACCAGCATGGTAGCGGCCGAGGCGTCTGGTATAACCTGCGCTGA
- a CDS encoding DUF2924 domain-containing protein, with translation MGQTHRVVAMSDGQFEYNGKPYNSLTRIANEISGSRWSGPAFFGLRDSLKKDRKEGRA, from the coding sequence ATGGGGCAGACGCACCGCGTGGTGGCCATGTCCGATGGGCAATTTGAATACAACGGCAAACCCTACAACAGCCTCACGCGAATCGCTAACGAAATCTCCGGTTCACGCTGGTCAGGCCCGGCGTTCTTCGGGCTACGCGATTCGCTGAAGAAGGATCGCAAGGAGGGACGTGCATGA
- a CDS encoding diguanylate cyclase, which produces MNETHYKAVDNISTESAVFARVLLIDDQAIVGEALRRMVESEPDIAWHYCADPTRAMSAAIEFQPTVILQDLVMPEIDGLVLLRFFRANPVTKTTPIIVLSSKEDPKTKSEAFKLGATDYLVKFPDQIEVIARIRAHTRTYLAQQQRDEAYRALRSMQIELEMKNAELQRLSSLDGLTGIGNRRRFDEYLEQEWLRAARDGNILSLILIDIDHFKAYNDNYGHQGGDECLRKVAQTLDATLKRAGDVVARYGGEEFAVVLPDTDAGGAALIAEKLRASVDALGFAHAHSKTTDHVTISLGVAGIVPRDGGNPADLVKIADEALYEAKESGRNRFRIAAAPVPGPVEQASASQVA; this is translated from the coding sequence ATGAATGAGACACATTACAAAGCAGTGGATAACATATCGACCGAATCAGCAGTGTTTGCTCGGGTATTGTTGATTGATGATCAAGCTATTGTGGGTGAGGCGCTACGGCGCATGGTGGAAAGCGAGCCGGATATCGCGTGGCATTATTGTGCGGATCCGACAAGGGCGATGAGCGCAGCCATTGAATTTCAGCCTACCGTCATCCTGCAGGATCTGGTAATGCCGGAAATTGATGGGCTGGTGCTGCTGCGGTTTTTTCGCGCCAATCCGGTAACCAAGACTACACCGATCATTGTCTTGTCGAGCAAAGAGGACCCCAAGACCAAGAGCGAGGCGTTCAAATTGGGGGCGACCGATTATTTGGTCAAATTTCCTGATCAGATTGAAGTGATAGCCAGGATTCGCGCACACACTCGCACCTATCTTGCCCAGCAGCAGCGCGACGAAGCTTACCGTGCGTTACGCAGTATGCAAATTGAGCTGGAAATGAAAAATGCCGAATTGCAGCGTCTCTCCAGCCTGGATGGCCTAACAGGCATCGGTAACCGGCGCCGTTTCGACGAATATCTTGAGCAGGAATGGCTGCGTGCCGCACGGGATGGCAATATCCTGTCTCTGATATTGATTGATATCGATCACTTCAAGGCCTACAACGATAATTACGGTCACCAGGGCGGTGACGAGTGTCTGCGCAAAGTGGCGCAGACACTTGATGCAACGCTAAAACGCGCCGGTGATGTGGTGGCGCGTTATGGGGGGGAGGAGTTTGCGGTAGTGCTACCCGATACCGATGCCGGTGGTGCGGCTTTGATTGCCGAGAAACTGCGTGCCAGCGTGGATGCGTTGGGCTTTGCTCATGCGCATTCCAAAACGACGGATCACGTTACCATCAGTTTGGGGGTGGCGGGCATCGTACCCAGAGATGGCGGAAACCCCGCAGACTTGGTGAAAATAGCTGACGAGGCACTTTATGAGGCGAAAGAGTCGGGCCGCAACAGATTCCGCATCGCCGCAGCCCCGGTTCCTGGCCCGGTGGAGCAGGCGTCGGCCAGTCAAGTGGCATAG